Below is a window of Pleurodeles waltl isolate 20211129_DDA chromosome 4_1, aPleWal1.hap1.20221129, whole genome shotgun sequence DNA.
AGGGGCTGCTTCAGAAgtttctccttcctctctctcctcatctGATGAGATGTGTTCCTCCTGTGGCGGTGGCACAAATGGGACACTTCTTTGGGGCGTTCCTGGAGGGCTAGTAAACATGGCTTGTATAGGTGTCTGTGGACCGTACGGTCTAGATGGGGTTGCCGGCGTTGATGGTGGAAATCGCCTATAGTAGTCTTTAAGCATACTCTGCAGATTTGACACTAGAGACCTGGGCATGGGAAACAACGGTTCCGGCTCACCCGTCGGGTATGAAGAGCCCTCTTGATACATCGTCAAAGAATAGTAGAGCTGCTGTTGTTCTTCGTCCTCCTCATCTAAGTCTTGGCACTTCACGTGCAGCTGAGATGGGCTACCGGCTGCACCGAACATTCCTTCATCCTGGGAATAGTTGTCGTCATCGTCATCTAATAGATAATGCAGTGGATATGGCAGGACTTTACTTGGAGATGTATGGCTTGGAAGGAATGAAGATGTCCTTTCTCCCATGGAAATTaaagaaagagggaggaatctTGAGGACTCCTGCTGTGCCTCCAAGTCCCCAGAAGATGGTATGATAGCCAGCGGTTGAGTGGACAGAACCTCCATCCCTGCCATTGACATTTCAGTATCCGTCGTCGACAGTCCCCTCGTCGACAGTTCTCTCGTCGACGGAGTTGCCGACAGGACTCTTGTCAACGGTTGCGCCATCGACGGATCTGTCGTCGACGATGGTGGTGTCGTCGACCGGTCCCTCGTCGACGGTTGTCCCGTCGACGGTACATGTGTGCTCGTCGACGTTGTCTTTGTCTTTCTCGATGACAGATGCTTCGTCGACGGTAATGCTGCTGCTGACGGATAAACTACCTCTGCTCCTGCCGTCGACGATGTCTTTGTCAACGATGCCTTCATGAATATCTTGGCCGTTATGATCGTCGTCGACGACAGTGGTGACGATGTCATAATCATTGGCGATACAGCCAACGTAAATGTGGATGTCATCGTCGTCGCTGTGACCGTCAATGGTGTCATCGACGGGGCTGTCATCGACGGACCTTTTTTGGTAATATCAGGCACAGGCCTTACCGGATCACTCGTCGGCGACAGTGACAGAGAAAAAAATCCTGTCAGGAAAGtatactgagcagagctcagggaggctcccttcacacgacgtgcagtagaaaatctgagggagagAGCCTctattgggagtgttctagagggtgtcgacgcctgattggctgaatttcAACTTTGGTCTTTTTGCAAAACGACAGGGATAGACTATAAAAGAACCCAAGGAGGCCCTTGAGGCCCACTGTGTAAAATGTACTGCTATATGTATTTcaagttaccgtgaggctcccacctcgacgacggggttgattcaagcatgtgaatctatgaaagatccaatactggagaaagctGTCTTCATATTCCTGTGGAGGACTCTACTCCATACCTGCCTTTCCAGCCAAACTCTCAGTCAAGGGAAGTAATATCTCAAAAAGTCTCTCTCATCTGCATACTCAATTCGTCTGTCATCCTATCTACTTTTTTCGTAATGAAACCCTCTAATTTGGCATCTAAATTCATGCTTTTCTCTGCCTCCATCTCCTACCAGCACAGTTTGTTTCTGCCAAACAAATGGAGCTCTTGCTGACCAGCAACCAGCTACAACACGCCTAACATATAGCTATCAACAAGCTTGCCATTATTCTATTAGAGGATCCCAACCTTTTGAAATGGCTGTCAACATGCTTTATGCTGCATCCATCCAGAAGTAAAGTAGCACACTACACATACTTGAGCAAAAGCACTCAGCTGCCTAAGCAGTGTCTCGTGCTTCTTTGTGATTTTGTGAACTGCGGCCTGCAGTTTCAAATGTCCCACTCATGCCTGTATCTACTCGCCTTACAATAGGAAGGTATCACCACAGAATGTTCTGCCATTCAAACAGGTTCTGCGTACCTACAcagaaattttatgacaagaccggaggctcctattatgctttcttttcctgctttatttcaaacagcagccaagaagaaaagcacgaatcccaggggattgcaaacaagcaaccaatgggataACAGAAACTAAGATCATCAACCAATCAATGCAGAGCATCACATAAGGTATAcctatcctgactgcaggcagccctcttttcttgctgctcgcagtcaagataagtatacccTTCATTGCTCCTTATATCACCTGTTATTTCCttgtatttatattatattatatgttcATTTATTATCGTGTTAAAACTCTTGTTGTATCGTTTCTTGTGAATATTTGTAATACTTGGTAGTTTGACACTTCAACACGTCTTTTTTCTCGAATTCCGTTTGTCAGAGGGCATCGCCGCGAACGTTCTATCCTGAACGCCGGCTGACGCGACCTCTACTCTGACAGCTGGCTTCAGTCCAACACATTCCTTTCACCACAGAGCGTCGCTGCATTCTTCGTTCCGTTCTAAAACAGGAGTTAAAAGCTTGAAGgctttattgatttttcaattagCCTCTCTTCTGAAGAACGCTTTAAAAGCTTGAAggcttttattgattttgcaattaGCCTCGCTTGTATAAACAAAAGCAGCTGACACTGTTCACGGAGAGCCGGCAGTAATTCTTCTCAAGAGTTCCTCGCATATTTGTTCGGTGAGTCACAGGTCATTAACCTGAAAGCTTGTGTTTTCAAATTTAACCCTTTTAAACACCGTTTTTTCTCTCTTTGTCATAGCTATGGATTTTTCAGACTACTTTAATTCTAATGAAGACTCTCAAGAAGACTTCTCCTATAATTTAAATAGCTTCATTCAATCCTCTGTCAAGAAAGCAGTTTCTGCATCTATGGACAAAATTTCTAAACAAATTCAGTCCACTATGTCCTCATGTCTATCTCAATCGcaaatggcccattctgcgggggaaagcagaaagcgcaaagccccGGAGGCTTCTCAAAGTCAGTCTAATGACTCGTCTGCGCTTATGGTTGGTGAGTCAAACTTACACGGGATAGAGGACAAAGTCCCTCAAAGGCCTCCCAGTTTGGAGGGGAATAAaaatttgggtcaaaaatgtaaaagTAAGTCAAAAAATGTCCCCAAGACCCAAAAAATTGTGATTGAGGATATTAAAGATACCGATGACGATGCTGACTCTATTGTCTCCTCGTCAGACATTGAGGACGATAATTACTCTAATTTTTGGATCGGACCTCTTCCTAAAAAATCAAAATTAGCTTCATCTAGCCAATCCCATCCCCCCCTCTTAGATTCTGACGGCAACCCCATGTTTGATCCTGGACTAATCCACCATCCTAATTCGACAGAATGGGTTCCCTCCGATCatgtagcaaaatatattttagctAAATTGCGACTTCCTCTAGACAAACAAGTTCGTTCAAGACTACGagctgaatgtcccagaccttccctccCATTACACATTACCGATACCCCTGCCATAGACCCGTCCCTCCTAACATTCTTCTCCAACTTTGGCAAGGACCCACGCAAAGGGGTGGACAGAGCATGGGCTCTATGTCAAGATAAAGTACTGGATCTGGTCGGGCCGTTATCCCGCATTTTTGATCTAGCTGAATCAGCTAGAGCCAATGATGAGTCTATCGACCCAGAAGAACTCTCTCTCTGGACTCAGAGAGCTTTTTGCTTGCTGGGTAATGCCAACTCAGCCATGACGCATGAACGCCGTAAAGGTCTGCTGCTTAAGCTTGACCCTAAACTTGCAAATTTGGCGTCTAAAGATCCAGGAGCCAAAGCCGATGGCTTACTGTTCGGGGACAATTTCATAAAGGAACTAAGCAAATATGTTACCACTTTTGCTTCAATTAACAAAGCCCAACAATCACTTAAAAAGGTTTTTAATTCTcgggtttttgtcagggccggtagaggcagaagCCGCTCCACCGGCCGCCCTTCCAGAAACCAAGGCTTCAGAGGTTCATTTGCTTACCAGCAACAACAGGAACAAGACTTTCGTCCCCAGTTCTACCCCCAGCGCTCCAGAGGATACAGAGGGAGGAACCAACGCAGATCCTACAACAATTCAGGTAAACCTTCCTTCTGGCCATCCTTCTGTAGGGGGTCATCTAAAATTGTTTCTCCACAAATGGATAGAGATTACCTCAGATCCCTGGGTACTCAACACAATCAAAGGTTATTTAATAGAATTTTACGAGAGTCCCTATCAAAACTTTCCGCTGCCCCCTCTCAAATTTTCAAAAGAAATGTCAGACCTAATCTCTGCAGAAATACAAGAGCTTCTTCAAAAACAAGCTATTCAACCGGCATTTCCCCTTCCTTCAGGCTTCATAAGCCCACTGTTTTTAGtaataagaaaaaacaagaaaatcagaccagtcatcaatctcagacaactcaatcactttgttgtatacagacacttcaagatggaaaccattctccagcTCCGAGATTCCCTACTTctcaacgactggatggtccgtctagatctCCAAGACGCATACCTAACAGTTCCAGTTCACTACTCTCACAGAAAgttccttcaatttcaatggaatcTCAATACCTATCAATTTACTTGTCTTCCCttcggtctctcttcagctccttggtgtttcacaaagctaaTGAAACCTATAGTAGCTCTTCTTCGATCTCAAGGTTTCAGATTAATAAtatacttagacgatattcttctAATGCATCAAGACATTTCTATTCTGAAGTCCCAACTCGCTTACACCATCTCCCTTCTTTCAGACCTAGGCTTTCTAGTAAACCAGCAGAAGTCAATATTTACCTCTTCACAAAAGATGGAATTCTTAGGATTCCTGATCAATTCCCCTCAAGGTCTCCTTCAACTCCCGATctcaaaaataaaacacatcaaatccgagataaccctatctttacagcagacttctctctccctcaggtctcttgcaagaattgtaggtcttctttcttcttcaattcaagcaatctttccaggccctcttcactatcgggctcttcagagattaaaaatTCGTCATCTtcgcaaaggtcttgcttattcagatttcatccccctcgatctcgaatcccgtacagaactccaatggtggctggaTCACctcgaagcctggaacggcaggaccatctttgcctcagtcccagatcttgtgttagaatccgatgcaagcctaacaggttggggcgcaaggtgtggtcacatatcgactggaggcacatggtctcgacaggagtcttcatttcacatcaattatttagagatgcttgcaggctcctttgcaataaggACTTTCACCAAAAACAAAGTTTCTTGTTCCGTACTCCTTCGTATGGACAATCTTACAGCGGTAAGAT
It encodes the following:
- the LOC138287200 gene encoding uncharacterized protein gives rise to the protein MDFSDYFNSNEDSQEDFSYNLNSFIQSSVKKAVSASMDKISKQIQSTMSSCLSQSQMAHSAGESRKRKAPEASQSQSNDSSALMVGESNLHGIEDKVPQRPPSLEGNKNLGQKCKSKSKNVPKTQKIVIEDIKDTDDDADSIVSSSDIEDDNYSNFWIGPLPKKSKLASSSQSHPPLLDSDGNPMFDPGLIHHPNSTEWVPSDHVAKYILAKLRLPLDKQVRSRLRAECPRPSLPLHITDTPAIDPSLLTFFSNFGKDPRKGVDRAWALCQDKVLDLVGPLSRIFDLAESARANDESIDPEELSLWTQRAFCLLGNANSAMTHERRKGLLLKLDPKLANLASKDPGAKADGLLFGDNFIKELSKYVTTFASINKAQQSLKKVFNSRVFVRAGRGRSRSTGRPSRNQGFRGSFAYQQQQEQDFRPQFYPQRSRGYRGRNQRRSYNNSANTNASASSST